AAAAGAGAGGTCCTACATATGGATGCACATTTTGACACCAAGGTTGTTCAATCTACGCTAAAAACTAAGGCGCCTATTCGTAGCAAAACGACCCCGATTTATCAAACGAGTGCTTATTCGTTTCGTAGTTTAGATGAGCTGGAAGCATTTTATCAAGGGGACGAAACCGCCCCTTATTTATATACACGTGTAGGCAATCCAAACACGGACGAGCTCGGACAAACGGTGGCAAAGCTTGAGAATGCCGAAGCTGGGGTTGCGACGTCGTCAGGACTCTCTGCCATTCTTGCTGGCGTTCTTGCGGTGGCCAAGCAAGACGATCACATCGTCGCGACACAAGATTTGTATGGGGGCACTTATCAGCTTTTCTCTCATGAATTGAAACATCAGGGCATTGATGTAAGTTTCGTCGATTTTTCAAAAAGTCAGGCGATAGAAGATGCCATTCAAAGCAATACAGTGCTTGTGTACTCAGAATCGATTACGAATCCATTGCTTCTTGTCGAACCGATTGAGACGATTGCTGCCATCGCAAAAAAGAAACAAGTTGTTTTGATGGTAGATAATACATTTGCCACGCCTTATGTGTGTCGACCGTCAGATGCTGGGGCGGATTTGGTAGTTCATAGCGCAACGAAATACATTGGTGGACACAGTGATGTGACTGCTGGCGTGGTGGTCGGAAATGAAAAATGGATCACGAAAGCCCGGAGTGTTGTCGTGAATTTAGGCTTATCGCTAAGTCCTTTTGAAGCATGGCTTGCTTGCCGTGGACTTAAAACATTGAGCGTGCGAATGGAACGTCAGGTGACTAATGCCGAAGCTGTAGCATCTAAACTGTCAGGGTATCAAGGCATAGAAAAGGTGTATCATCCATCGTTGGCAGGTGAATCCATAGGCTGTGCCATCGTGACCATCGCTTTAGAAGAGAAGGCAGCTATGGATCGGTTCTTTGCCTCACTAAATTGGATTAAGTTCGTAGCGACGTTAGCAGGAGTTGAAACGACGGTATCGTATCCGATAGCGACTTCACATCGTGCACTCCCTCCAGAGCTGTTAGCCAATACAGGGATTACGAAGCAGCATGTCCGGATTTCCGTTGGTATTGAACATGTGGATGATATAGTTTCCAGCCTCAAAGAAGCTGTCGATGCAGCTTATTAGACGGCTTTATTGAAGAGCGTGGGAGAGTGTGTCAGAATAACAGTACGATGGAACAACTAGAAACGGTGGCGAGCGCTTTGGATGAATTCCAACTAATTCGTGCAATTACCCCAAAAACCCATTATCATGAGAAGCTTATTCTTGGCATAGGGGATGACGCAGCGGTGTTTCGCCCTGATGATGGGAAAAATATTGTTGTATGCCAGGACCAAATGGTAGAAGGCACACATTTTACTAAGACGACGATGGGAATGTCAGATGTGGGGTACAAAGCGCTTGCGGCAAATATTAGTGATATCGCTGCTATGGGCGCATGGCCAGCCTATTATCTCGTAACACTAACGATACCCAAGCATACAAATAAGGATGAGATACGTGATCTCTATAAAGGCATGCAGGAGCTTGCTTCATTCTACAGCATGGACCTGATTGGTGGAGATACGACGAGTGGGCCTGCATTGATCATCAATGTCACGGTATTAGGCTACGCCGATCCTAAGCAAATACTGACGCGTTCAGGAGCTCAGCCTGGTGATGTTCTCTTTGTCACAGGTTTTGTCGGTGAATCGGGAGCAGGGTTGGACACCCTTCTGAAAAATGGAAGGCATATGCGTTTTTTAGACATGGAGGCGGAGATTGTCAGAACTCATCAACGCCCAGTGCCGCGCTGTGTGGAAGGCCGTCTCCTACGTGAGGCAGGTAGTACATGTGCAAATGACATTAGTGATGGCCTTGCCAGTGAGTTGTGGGAAATCGCGGAAGCCAGCTCATCAACGCTTGTCATCGAAGAAGATGCTATTCAGTTTCGCGGCTATATGCTAACGCTTGAGCGAAAGCAGGCGCTTCAGTATGCATTCAGCGGAGGCGAGGATTTTGAGCTTGTCGGCACGATTGCAGCTGACAAATGGCCGCTGCTGGAAGAACTGTTTAAAGCGAAGACCTCAGTGCCTGTGACACGCATTGGGTATGTGGAGAGTGGACCTAGCCGTGTCCTCTCTCGACAAACCGGACGCGTGCTAGAAAAATCAGGGTACAATCATTTATCAAAAGGGGACAATCATGGCGACGTACGTGATTCATACGACAACTGAAGACGAAACGAAGGAGATAGCGCGCCGTTTAGGAGACGTAGTAGCACCAGGGACTCTGCTTACCCTAGAAGGAGATCTCGGGGCTGGAAAAACAACGTTTGTTAAAGGACTAGCGATTGGTCTCTCCATACAGGAGATCGTCAACTCTCCAACGTTTACGATCATTAAAGAGTATGAAGGTCGACTTCCTTTATACCATATGGACGCTTATCGTTTAGAAGGTGAAGAAGACGATCTTGGCCTTGACGAATACGTATACGGTCAAGGCGTTACCGTCATTGAATGGCCGGAATATGTTGAAGAAGTGCTTCCGGAGCAAAGGGTAAGTATCGCCATTGCTTATACAGAGAACGGTCGAACGCTGACGTTCAAAGCGGTGGGTCAGATCTATGAGGATTTATGTAGGGAGGCATTATCATGAAGGTGTTGGCCATTGACGCGTCAAATGCGGCGTTAAGTCTAGGATTGGCTGAGGATAAGCGGTTTGTTGCGGAAACGACTTCTGTCGGTTTGCGTAATCATGCCGTACGTTTGTTGCCAGCCATTGAGCATATGTTGGAAAGCGTTGGTTGGGTACCAAAAGATATCGGTACCGTCACGATTGCAAAAGGACCAGGGTCGTATACGGGTGTTCGGATGGGCGTGACTGTTGCCAAGACATTTGCCTGGTCCGTTGGCGCGAGGCTAGTGTCAATCTCTAGCCTTCAAGCGCTTAGCTTTAATGGGCCAAAGAGTGCGATGGTATGCCCCATATTCGATGCCCGGCGTGAACACGTGTATTCAGGGCTTTATCTAGACGGCATAAATCAGCTTGAGGATCGGTATGTTCATTTACAAGGTTGGATCGACGTTCTAAAGGACACTACGGACAAGCCGATTCATTTTATTGGCGAGCTTACCGAGCCTATACGTGATGTCCTACAGAAAGCATTTCAGGAACAGGCCGTGTTCGCATCCCTTCAAGCAAGTGTACCACGTGCCTCAGAGCTGGCGATTCGTGCAGAAGACTGGACGTCAGAAAGCAATGTCCATACTGTTGTTCCAGACTATTTAAAGCTGTCTGAGGCAGAAGCC
The genomic region above belongs to Aureibacillus halotolerans and contains:
- the thiL gene encoding thiamine-phosphate kinase, which codes for MEQLETVASALDEFQLIRAITPKTHYHEKLILGIGDDAAVFRPDDGKNIVVCQDQMVEGTHFTKTTMGMSDVGYKALAANISDIAAMGAWPAYYLVTLTIPKHTNKDEIRDLYKGMQELASFYSMDLIGGDTTSGPALIINVTVLGYADPKQILTRSGAQPGDVLFVTGFVGESGAGLDTLLKNGRHMRFLDMEAEIVRTHQRPVPRCVEGRLLREAGSTCANDISDGLASELWEIAEASSSTLVIEEDAIQFRGYMLTLERKQALQYAFSGGEDFELVGTIAADKWPLLEELFKAKTSVPVTRIGYVESGPSRVLSRQTGRVLEKSGYNHLSKGDNHGDVRDSYDN
- the tsaB gene encoding tRNA (adenosine(37)-N6)-threonylcarbamoyltransferase complex dimerization subunit type 1 TsaB yields the protein MKVLAIDASNAALSLGLAEDKRFVAETTSVGLRNHAVRLLPAIEHMLESVGWVPKDIGTVTIAKGPGSYTGVRMGVTVAKTFAWSVGARLVSISSLQALSFNGPKSAMVCPIFDARREHVYSGLYLDGINQLEDRYVHLQGWIDVLKDTTDKPIHFIGELTEPIRDVLQKAFQEQAVFASLQASVPRASELAIRAEDWTSESNVHTVVPDYLKLSEAEANWQRRTT
- the tsaE gene encoding tRNA (adenosine(37)-N6)-threonylcarbamoyltransferase complex ATPase subunit type 1 TsaE yields the protein MATYVIHTTTEDETKEIARRLGDVVAPGTLLTLEGDLGAGKTTFVKGLAIGLSIQEIVNSPTFTIIKEYEGRLPLYHMDAYRLEGEEDDLGLDEYVYGQGVTVIEWPEYVEEVLPEQRVSIAIAYTENGRTLTFKAVGQIYEDLCREALS
- a CDS encoding trans-sulfuration enzyme family protein; the protein is MDAHFDTKVVQSTLKTKAPIRSKTTPIYQTSAYSFRSLDELEAFYQGDETAPYLYTRVGNPNTDELGQTVAKLENAEAGVATSSGLSAILAGVLAVAKQDDHIVATQDLYGGTYQLFSHELKHQGIDVSFVDFSKSQAIEDAIQSNTVLVYSESITNPLLLVEPIETIAAIAKKKQVVLMVDNTFATPYVCRPSDAGADLVVHSATKYIGGHSDVTAGVVVGNEKWITKARSVVVNLGLSLSPFEAWLACRGLKTLSVRMERQVTNAEAVASKLSGYQGIEKVYHPSLAGESIGCAIVTIALEEKAAMDRFFASLNWIKFVATLAGVETTVSYPIATSHRALPPELLANTGITKQHVRISVGIEHVDDIVSSLKEAVDAAY